The Megachile rotundata isolate GNS110a chromosome 4, iyMegRotu1, whole genome shotgun sequence region ACGGCGAGAACTTGGCCGCTTCCGTCGACAACGGCAACACCGAATCGGAATCCCCGAAGAATCCGCAGCCTCTCGCGACCATCAGCATCCAAGACTTAACGAGCATCCAGCTGCGAAGAACCAGCGCGAAAATGAACGCGACGAAAACGTTTTCCGCGCCGCCGCCTCGAAGCGTCTCCATGACCAACGGTACGTACACCGAACGAAACCCTAACCCCGATCGAACGGTATATTTCCCCCGTTCTCAGTTTCAGAGTCGTTCTTCGTTCAAAAGACCGACTTGATCGCGGAACTTAAGCGAACCAAGGACATTCCGGGCATCAAGAAGCTGAAAGTCGAGATGGCTCGAGTGGAGAAGACGCAAGAACAAAATCTCATATCGGAGATCAACAAAGCGTTCAACGTTTCGAACTTCGTCGACCAGGTAAGCACTCTGTTTAGGCTGGTTTTGCGCAGGTTTCTCTCTAGATCGATTTCTCCCTTTTAGATCCCGGAGAAGGACAGTTCCGGCAACTTGATACCGATATGGAAACGGCAAATGTTGGCTCGAAAGGCTGCCGAACGAGCGAAGAAAGAGTTGGAGGAACAGATTGCCAGAGAGAACGAGGAGAGACGACAAAAGGCGATTCCCGCTTGGAAGAGGCAACTCCTCGCGAAAAAGGACAACGAGGAAAAAAGGTTTGTTGTCCGCGATCGCGATTCAACGCGCAAAATAATCGAACGTCCTCTGTACCTTCTCGCGCAGACTGAACCAAGCGCAATCGGCGCAACCGGTGCAATCGTCGCAATCGGTGCCAGCGACGCCAACCGAGGCGACTCAAGCGAAGACGGACGCTTCGTCGGCTTGTCCGCGGACGGCGCACCGGACAGAAAAGACGGAGGACAAATCGGAAGGCGAGGAGAAGAGAAACGAATCGAATCACGCCAACGGTCCGGACGACGACGGCCCGATCATACCCTGGCGAGCTCAACTCCGGAAGACTAACAGCAAGCTCAACATTTTGGATTGATTGTCCCGACATCGagtaaaaaagaaacgaaagaaacgtGCGAACAAAACACAGAATGTACATAGAAACCAGTAAACTTTCTACCGATCACTTCCCCGCCTGCATCTGTTCTTCGGACGTTGTTCGTTCCCTAACGGTTCAATTTGTTCGTCGTTCGGTTCCGAAAGCGTTGCCAGTGCCGTTGTTCCACGGTATCTGGCCGACGCTCGTTTCTTTCCCGGCTATTCGAATCGTCGCGGTAGCGAACGTTCTTCCACCGCGGCGCGTCGGTAACCAACCTTAACGGTCCGCTCTCGAAACGGGGGAATATACTCGCGGGGACGAATAGGAATAGAAACTTGATGGCAAACGCGGAGCAACGCGCGTACAAGTACGAATAGGTCCGAATAGTCGAATAGAAGCGATCTGACAGTGACGCGACTCGTCCGCCGAGCCGCACGGcctccttctctctctctctctctttcaccGAAATCGTTCGAAATATCTTCCCGATTGTCTCTCGGATCGCGAAAACACCGTTCAACGTCGCCCGTGAAATCGAGCGTCGGACTAACTTTCTCTTTCCTCCGACCGATCTTTCGCGCGCACCGCGCAAACGATGCCGTCCAACCGGAACATAAGAGGTAAGTTAAGCGACCACGACTTCCGAGCGAACGCGAAACTTTGCTCGGCCAACGAATTAACCTTGCCCCCCGATTACGCGTTCCGTTGGAAAATCGATCGGTCACCGCGTTCCATTCGCGATCGAAAACGTCGCTTCCGTAACGGAACGCCGCTGTGTTCTCGAAACGAACGCGTCAGCCAAGAAAAACGTAAATAGCTACCGGAAACGACCGCCGCTAAGTTCTGGGTGAAGGTCAGCCTCGCGAAGCTTCGGACGCGTcgcctcttctttggcaaccgCATCGCCTCGACGAAACGAGGGAAATCGAACGGCAACTTTTCAGCCTCGTTTCGAAGAAGCGGCGCGAACCCTCGTCGAGTCGAATAAAATCGTCAACGAGACGAAATTGTTGCTCGCAGGGGTCGGAGATGACCCTTTGATTCGTTAATTCGTTCGTACATTCGAGATACGCGTGGAATCAGCCGTCGCGCGATCAGCGTTCAAGTGGGTCGCTCTATCTCTTATTCCGATTCGAATCGATAATTTCCGATAATTTAGTCGAAATAAACGAAAGAAATAGGAACCGTGCCTGATCCTTCGTTCGTCTACTTGCAGACCTGCTCACGTGCAGACAAGTATTAAACGTAATGGTGATACTGGGATTCATGTTGAATTACATGTTGCGCGTCAACATGACGATCGCCATCGTGTCGATGGTGATTCCGAGCAACCGTAGCTCGCATCCCAGCGAATACGACGTTTCCGACGAATACGTAAACGCCGCTTCGATCGACGACCGGAGCACGAGAACGACCACCGACGCGGCTTCCAAAAACAACGGCTCCGGTTCTTCTTTTCTGAACGACGGATCAATTACGCACGTGCGTCGCATTACTTTTTTCTTCCGCTTCCTTCGACTATTCCTTCGATTTCTTTCTATCCGAATCCCAAACTGAACTACGCTCGATATTAGATGCGATCCTTTCTGGAAATTTCTGTAGATATCGTGGGAGGGGAAAGCGAACGAAACGCGGTACCCGTGGAACGAGTATCAGGTGAATCTCGTGCTGGGAAGCTTCTTTTGGGGTTACATCTGTACCGAATTACCGGGCGGAAGACTCGCGGAAATCATAGGCCCGAAGAGGGTGTTCGGATACAGCATGCTACTGTCGAGCGCCATAACCCTGCTGACGCCGTTGTCCGCCACTTACGGATACGTGATGGTCGCGGGACTAAGAACCGTTCTTGGATTCATGCTGGTGCGTTtaccttttcaattttttacggCGTTACGAAACACGGCTCGGCCGTTCTCGTAACTGGCCGGCAACGACGCGTCAGAAACCGTCCGAAACGATTGCTTGAACGCAGGGAGTTACCTGGCCGGCTATTCAACCGATGACGGCTCGATGGATTCCGCCGACAGAACGAAGCAAATTTGTCTCCAACATGATGGGTAAATCGAATCTTGATTTTCCTCCGATTATTCGATAAATAAGGGAGCAGATTATATTCTGGCCGTTTGAACTACGTTCGAGTCGACGAAACTACGAGATTTCGTTACTTCGTTTCAGCTTCGTCCCTCGGTGCAGCGGTGACGATGCCGATTTGTGGATTCTTGATCGCGTCGGTCGGCTGGGAATCCGTTTTTTACGTGACCGGCGCGATAGGACTCGCGTGGAGCGTAGCCTGGTTTCTCTTGATATTCGATTCTCCCGCCCAACATCCGAGGATCTCCGTCGAGGAACGTCGATACATCGAACACGCGATCGGCTCCACCGCCACCACCAAGGTAATCGATCAaattttcgataaaaatttcgACTCTTTACCAAACATTTCCTTTTCAGCGATTGCCCGTACCGTGGAAGTCCATCTTCTTCTCGATTCCAGTTTGGGCCATCGTCGTCACTCACGTATGCAGCGTGTTCGGCTACTTTACCGTCGTCAATCAACTACCAACCTACATGAAATACATCTTAAACTTTAATATCAAAGAGGTTCGCTATCGTGCTCGCTTTCCGCGGAACTGTcgctttatttacatatttgtcgctctatctttTTTCATTTCGTAGAACGGGATGTTATCTTCTTTGCCGTATCTCGGAAAATACGCGTTCGCAGTGACGATGTCTGCTCTGGCCGATCATTTGGTGAAAACGAAAAAGTTGTCGATAACGACTATTCGAAAATTGTTCACCACGTTCGGTGAGTAAATGAGAAGTAACGTAGCCGCGCCGCTTTTATTTTCTCGCCTACATCTTGTTGTTGTTCTTTTTCGTAGCGGTACTGAGTCCGGGACTGCTGATGATCGTGCAAGCGTATCACGGATGCGATCGCGTCGCGTCGGTATCGATCTTCACCGTAGCTTTGACGATCAACGGCGCGGTAACGGCGGGATATCTAGGAAACAGCTTGGACATCGCGCCTAATTTTTCGGGGACCATTTTCGGCATAGCGAACACTTTTAGCTCGTTGGGTGGATTCCTTAGCAGTTACATGGTCGGCACGATAACTTACAAAAATCAGACCTACGCTAGATGGACCATCGTTTTTTGGGTTCTAGCTTCGACTTACATCGTCGGAGCTGTCGCGTTTGCCGTGTTCGGTAGCGGCGAGCTACAAAAGTGGAACAATCCCGAAGCGAACGAGGATCGAAAGAAGACGAACGACGCGGAGAAATCGAACAACGAATCCATATCCCTGAAAAATAAGGGTATCCCCTAATCAAACGATTTCGTCGCGTTCCGACCTCGAAacttttctcgaaaattaatcGATCGTTCGTACACGGTTTACGACCTATGCTCTTACGTGAAGCTTCTTTAACAGCGGGCCAACGGATGTAAGTCAGTTTCTCGGTAGCAGAAAGTTCTCTTTAAATCTTTGCGCGGTAATAACGCGAACTGAacgttttttaatttcgtatcgACGCACGATCCCGAAACAGCACCTTCTATCGGCTATCGTACGTTTTATCTTTCATCTCTGTGactttaaacgcgtttaatACCTCTTAGCGTCGTCGTGCAAAGCGCCTCCTCGATGTACAGAATTTTGCGAATTCGAATTACTCGAATTTTTTGTCGCTAAACGGCTACAGCCTTTTTCCTTCGTACCGAAATCGCTACTACACGCGCTCGACCAAATTTTCCATATAAGCTCTTTTTTGCAAAACAAAACACATCTGTGAGAATGGTTTATGGTGACTCGCAAGAAAATTTGTTCTCGTTCTTATATCATTCTCTATATTCTATATTCTATATTCTATATCATCGACGGGATACAGTATAGCGCGAGAACTGTTCCGAACACGTAAGTCGCATCGTCGAACCCACTCGGATCCAACGAATATATTACAAACAGCATAAAaccaatattaataaatgtacaataatattaataaatattaattaataaaatcgatactaattgaatttttacgaaaatggaacgagtggcgccatctctccggcgaacagggtgaactacacggttttgaaactgtagtttcgtTAGTTCTCATattctaccgctagatggcgacaCTCGAGACAGACCCCTTTAGGCTAATTAGGATTACCATATAAGGATAAGAATGGGTAAAAATTGATAATGGTTTGGTAAAGTTAAAACATTCCGAAACGAATTAGTCTTGAATTCGAAATGTCGGTTGAATTTTCACGAAAATCTCTCCCACTTATGCCGTTTTCATTATATTTCGTGGGTCCGACGATGCGGATTATGCGTCGAGATAGCTCCCATAATATACCGTGTATCGTCGGTAATACAGAGAATAAGCTTTTTTACAGAGAGTAAACTTTTTTCTCGGACAAACGACACGatttatcgattatcgataacaCCATTTATCGGCATAGACAAGTTTTCTGTTACGTTCGGTTCGTCGAAATCCGATGGCGGTAACGAGGCGTCGTTCGTCGACGAAACGTAAACAAATGGTATCGGGAAAAGAAAAAAGACGAACGAACGGAAAGGAAAGACGACGCAGGATGGCAGTTGGGACGCGGCGCATCCGCGTCGCATCCGCGTCGCGATGACCGGCGTAGAGGCGCCGCGCGTTGCGGTGATGCTCGCCGTGACGCGTGGCGCTGCGGCGCTTCGCCGTCATGCCAGGAACGCAGCATTAAGAGGAGCTGATTCATCTTCTCTTAGACCTCGTTGTTTACTTACCGT contains the following coding sequences:
- the LOC100878609 gene encoding putative inorganic phosphate cotransporter; protein product: MPSNRNIRDLLTCRQVLNVMVILGFMLNYMLRVNMTIAIVSMVIPSNRSSHPSEYDVSDEYVNAASIDDRSTRTTTDAASKNNGSGSSFLNDGSITHISWEGKANETRYPWNEYQVNLVLGSFFWGYICTELPGGRLAEIIGPKRVFGYSMLLSSAITLLTPLSATYGYVMVAGLRTVLGFMLGVTWPAIQPMTARWIPPTERSKFVSNMMASSLGAAVTMPICGFLIASVGWESVFYVTGAIGLAWSVAWFLLIFDSPAQHPRISVEERRYIEHAIGSTATTKRLPVPWKSIFFSIPVWAIVVTHVCSVFGYFTVVNQLPTYMKYILNFNIKENGMLSSLPYLGKYAFAVTMSALADHLVKTKKLSITTIRKLFTTFAVLSPGLLMIVQAYHGCDRVASVSIFTVALTINGAVTAGYLGNSLDIAPNFSGTIFGIANTFSSLGGFLSSYMVGTITYKNQTYARWTIVFWVLASTYIVGAVAFAVFGSGELQKWNNPEANEDRKKTNDAEKSNNESISLKNKGIP